Genomic window (Prochlorococcus marinus str. GP2):
TTTCATCTTGATAATTATCCATAGGAAGAGCTTGTAAATTGGGGAAATTAGATTGAAAATTTAAAGCTACTAAGCAAATAAATATTAAACAAAATTTTTGGAATATTCTTCTCAAATTTAAATTGAATTTCATTTTTTCTCAAGTAGCACTACTGAATGGCAACTTATACCCTCTTCTCTCCCTTCTGGACCTAATTTTTCATTCGTGGTTGCTTTAATCCCAATTAAATTTTCATCGATATTTAATATTTCAGAAATATTTTTTTTCATTAGTTTTATATGTGGCATGATTTTTGGCCTTTCAGCAACAAGAACACTATCGATATTATTTATTTCCCAACCATCTTGTCTTATCAAGTCAATTACTTTTGATAACAAAAACAAGCTATCAGCATTTTTCCATTTTTCTTCAGATGGGGGGAAATACTTTCCTATGTCGCCCAAAGAAAGGGCTCCCAATAATGCATCCATTATTGAGTGACTTAAAACATCCGCATCACTATGACCATCCAATCCTAAATTTTCAGGATGATTTAATTTTACACCTCCAATAATTAAATCTCTATCCTCTACTAATCTGTGAATATCGTATCCATTACCTATTCTAAATTTCATGAATTGATTATTTTCTTTTATTATTCTCTTACTTTGTGGGGATTTTTTGTAGTTTTCATTTGAAATCAAGTCACTTCTCCTCTCCAATGTTCTTTCAAAACTTTTTCTTCTTCTCCACGATTTAATCTCTTCATGATTACCGCTCACTAGAATATCTGGCACTTTCATATCTTTAAAATTTATTGGCCTCGTGTATTGAGGATATTCTAATAAAGAAGAATTATGACTCTCATCGACTAAGGACTCTGGATCACCAAGAGTTCCTGGCAATAATCTAGTCAAACCGTTAATTATTGATATAGCGGGTATTTCACCTCCAGAAAGTACATAATCGCCAATCGATATCTCTTCATCAGCTAAACATCTAATCCTTTCATCAAAACCTTCATATTGACCACAAATAATTATTATTTGATCCAAAGTGGACCATCTCACAAGATCCTTTTGCTTAAGGACTTTACCCTGTGGGGTCATCAGCAAAGTTTTACTTTTAGATAATTTTCTAATTGATTCATATGCCTTATAAATAGGTTCAGGTTTTAATACCATACCTGCTCCTCCTCCATAAGGCTTATCGTCTACTTGTCTGTAAGAACCTTCTCCATACTCTCTCAAATCATGTAAATTTAAATCGATCAAATTCTTTTCTAGAGCTTTTGTTATGACCCCTAAATTATTTATTAATTCAAAAGCTTTAGGGAACAAAGTAATTACATCAAAGTTAAAACCACTCATCTAGAAATCTTCCTCATAACCAAACTCAATTAACCTTGATTCTTTTTTTCTCCAATTTGGAACAACTTTCACAAACAACTCTAGGTGAACTGGACCATCTATTAATTTTGACATATTTGATCTTGCTGACTGACCAATCATTTTTAACATTGAACCTTTCTTTCCAATAAGAATACCTTTTTGAGTTGATCTTTCAACAATAATAGTAGCCAAAATAGCTGTAAAAACTTTGCCATTTTTTCTTTTCATTTTCTCTCTCTTTTCTATCTTTACTGCGACACTATGAGGTACCTCTTCTCTTGTATTTTTTAATACCTGCTCTCTTACTAAATCAGATAATAAGTTATCTAATGGTTGGTCGCAAATCGTCTCTTCGTCATAAAGTTTTGGTCCCTCTGGAAGAAAATTTAGTGCCATATCGACTAGTTCCGAACATCCCTCTCCTTGAGAAGCACTTACAATTTGAAAGTTTCTATTAACTCCGAAAAATCTCCTATATTGATCTAATCGTAAATTCCTAAATTCTTTATTAACCAAATCCCACTTAATTAATGCCACAATAAACTCAGTTTTATTTGCGATTAGAAAGTTCAAAATATATTCATCACCTCTACCAGGTTCTTCACTTGAATCAATTACAAAAATTACCATATCAACTCCATTAATTGCAGATTTTGCGTTTTTTACTAATATCTCTCCAAGTCGATGATGAGGTTTATGAACACCTGGCGTATCAACAAAAATTATTTGCCCATTGTCTGTAGTAAGTATTCCTTTTAATTTATTTCTAGTAGTTTGCGCTATTGGAGAAGTAATTGTTATTTTTTCTCCAATCAATTTATTTATTAAAGTTGATTTACCGACATTTGGCCTTCCTAGTAAAGTTACAAACCCAGATCTATAATTGGCCAAAGACTTTTAATGCATCAATAATAAAATTCTGATCAAAAATGGAAAAAAAAACCATAAATTTAAAAGAAGCTTCGTTCACGCAAGCAATAAACATATCAGCACAATGGTGCAAAGAGTGGGGTGATGATTTACTCAGCGAAGAGGTTTTAGCAGATAGAATCGCAGAGCTAACTAAAACAAGAAATGGACTCAGAGGATTTTTTGCGTACGCTTTATCAGATAAAGATTGTTTTTTGTTAGATAAACTTCCCTTTTCACTAATTTACAAACTGAACGAAGGTGGTGGTGCCGTAACAGACATAGTAGTAAAAAATTTAATAATGAGTTCCGCTCAAATTATTATTCATCGAAGAGAAAATAATCATGAATATGAGACAACATCGGAGAACATTTCAGAAAGATGTAAGGCCATTCTAAGACTGCTAGAAACTAAGTTAGTTACAAAGTCTGTTAATCAAGTACTTAGAGACTTAGATGATATGGGTAATAGTTTTGATAATTCAGTAAAATATGACTTAGAACAAAAGGAATTCATAAAAAAACAAATTCTTGATATCGCCCAATAAAAAAGCGTAGAAAAAATTCTACGCTTTAATTTGGAAATTTAAATAATTTATTTAATCTCTTCTTCCACCACCTTGTAGTGCAATCATTAATCTTAATATAAAAACAAAAAGATTTATATAAGTTAGATACATACCTAAAGCCCCTGCAAGGTATTGATCGTCATTGTATCTTCTTGGCATTGTATAGAAATCAACGAAAGACATTGCAACAAACAAGACAGTTCCAAATCCTGCAATTATCAATTCGAGTCCTGAACCTCCAAAAACTCCTGGAGCAAAGAATCCACCAATTAATTGGACAAACATTGCTATAAGCAGTCCTATCAATCCAAGACCAACTACCCCACTTAGTGCTTGACCAACACTATCACTCATTCTTTGGCCAGTATAAGAGGCAATAACGAAAGTTATACCAGTAGCTAAGGCAGCTGTTCCAACTGAACCAATCCCAATTGTTCCTATTGCTAAAGCAACTATTCCACTTAAGGTAAATCCAGTTAGCAAACTAAATCCTGTTAGCAATGGCAGAGCTTTTGCATTATTTGCATTATTTGCTGCACTTGTAGCTACAAAAAACAAAACTAATTCCGCAATTAAGGCGACTATTGATAGGGGCTGGAAAAGACCTGGGTTTGTTGCTATAAGTGAGACACCTGCTAAAACACCTAAAGAGGTTAGGACCATACCTCCACCTACATAAGGTAGAGCTTTTTGAACAACATTAGGTCCAACAATTGAACTAGTTTGTGCTTCACGAATAGCTTGATTGAAATTACTACTTGCTGGCATTTTTTTTATTAAACATGGTTATATTCTACTTGATTTTTCAAATTTCAGGGTACGGATCTCCAGAGTTATAAAGTTATTTATAA
Coding sequences:
- the trmD gene encoding tRNA (guanosine(37)-N1)-methyltransferase TrmD, translated to MSGFNFDVITLFPKAFELINNLGVITKALEKNLIDLNLHDLREYGEGSYRQVDDKPYGGGAGMVLKPEPIYKAYESIRKLSKSKTLLMTPQGKVLKQKDLVRWSTLDQIIIICGQYEGFDERIRCLADEEISIGDYVLSGGEIPAISIINGLTRLLPGTLGDPESLVDESHNSSLLEYPQYTRPINFKDMKVPDILVSGNHEEIKSWRRRKSFERTLERRSDLISNENYKKSPQSKRIIKENNQFMKFRIGNGYDIHRLVEDRDLIIGGVKLNHPENLGLDGHSDADVLSHSIMDALLGALSLGDIGKYFPPSEEKWKNADSLFLLSKVIDLIRQDGWEINNIDSVLVAERPKIMPHIKLMKKNISEILNIDENLIGIKATTNEKLGPEGREEGISCHSVVLLEKK
- the era gene encoding GTPase Era, with translation MANYRSGFVTLLGRPNVGKSTLINKLIGEKITITSPIAQTTRNKLKGILTTDNGQIIFVDTPGVHKPHHRLGEILVKNAKSAINGVDMVIFVIDSSEEPGRGDEYILNFLIANKTEFIVALIKWDLVNKEFRNLRLDQYRRFFGVNRNFQIVSASQGEGCSELVDMALNFLPEGPKLYDEETICDQPLDNLLSDLVREQVLKNTREEVPHSVAVKIEKREKMKRKNGKVFTAILATIIVERSTQKGILIGKKGSMLKMIGQSARSNMSKLIDGPVHLELFVKVVPNWRKKESRLIEFGYEEDF
- a CDS encoding Bax inhibitor-1/YccA family protein; the protein is MPASSNFNQAIREAQTSSIVGPNVVQKALPYVGGGMVLTSLGVLAGVSLIATNPGLFQPLSIVALIAELVLFFVATSAANNANNAKALPLLTGFSLLTGFTLSGIVALAIGTIGIGSVGTAALATGITFVIASYTGQRMSDSVGQALSGVVGLGLIGLLIAMFVQLIGGFFAPGVFGGSGLELIIAGFGTVLFVAMSFVDFYTMPRRYNDDQYLAGALGMYLTYINLFVFILRLMIALQGGGRRD